In Xyrauchen texanus isolate HMW12.3.18 chromosome 27, RBS_HiC_50CHRs, whole genome shotgun sequence, one genomic interval encodes:
- the ube2d4 gene encoding ubiquitin-conjugating enzyme E2 D4 gives MALKRIQKELTDLQRDPPAQCSAGPVGEDLFHWQATIMGPNDSPYQGGVFFLTIHFPTDYPFKPPKVAFTTKIYHPNINSNGSICLDILRSQWSPALTVSKVLLSICSLLCDPNPDDPLVPEIAHTYKADREKYNRLAREWTQKYAM, from the exons GAATTGACAGACCTACAGAGAGATCCACCAGCCCAGTGTTCAGCAGGACCAGTTGGAGAGGACT tgtttcactGGCAGGCAACAATAATGGGGCCG aatGACAGTCCCTATCAAGGAGGGGTTTTCTTTCTTACAATTCATTTCCCCACAGACTATCCCTTCAAACCACCAAAG GTTGCATTCACAACGAAAATCTACCACCCTAACATTAACAGTAATGGTAGTATTTGTCTGGACATCCTGCGATCTCAATGGTCACCTGCCCTTACGGTATCCAAAG tGCTGTTGTCCATCTGCTCCCTGTTATGTGACCCGAACCCAGATGACCCGCTGGTGCCTGAGATTGCACATACATATAAAGCAGACAGAGAAAA GTACAACAGACTAGCAAGAGAATGGACACAAAAGTATGCCATGTGA